A window of the Gossypium hirsutum isolate 1008001.06 chromosome A03, Gossypium_hirsutum_v2.1, whole genome shotgun sequence genome harbors these coding sequences:
- the LOC107963677 gene encoding molybdenum cofactor sulfurase isoform X2 yields the protein MMGFFKKKKEKETCPNANNLRLYLAFMFYINQQKHEFIDQEMQSPWIREASKACCSSSGCCPNPFLGFPHNVEASSSSSKPQSAAASRYQFETDEADKIRASEYPHLDLNVACFDYIGHGLFSYSQLQGSPFFDICCKSINLNSQLLYGEETEFQSGIKKRIMSFMNVSETDYTMVFTANQASAFKLLVESYPFGSNQNLLTVYDYQSEAIDVMIEKAKKRGANCMSACFSWPNLQIQTEKLRKKIIKKRGLFVIPLQSKVTGSRYSYTWMSLAQENGWHVLLDATALGAKEMETLGLSLFDPDFLICSFFKVFGENPSGFCCLFIKKSIGSSVLKGSTTNVGIVSLVPPLKLEAPKGKAPLHEIEEIIDSRTSNTLQCKALDHADSLGLVLISSRTRSLINWLVNALMSLQHPHSETGIPAVKIYGPKVMFDRGPALAFNVFDWKGERIDPALVQKLADRNNISLSIGCLQHIWFGDKHEEMKEKDKFHPGIDVVTAAIGFLTNFEDIYRLWVFVSRFLDADFLDKEKWRYKALNQKTIEI from the exons ATGATGgggtttttcaaaaaaaaaaaagaaaaagaaacctgTCCCAATGCTAATAATTTAAGACTTTATTTAGCATTTATGTTCTACATAAACCAacaaaaacatgaatttataGACCAAGAAATGCAATCACCTTGGATAAGAGAGGCCTCTAAAGCCTGTTGTTCATCTTCTGGTTGTTGTCCGAATCCCTTCCTTGGTTTTCCCCATAATGTtgaagcttcttcttcttcttcaaaacccCAAAGTGCTGCTGCATCACGTTACCAATTCGAG ACAGATGAAGCTGATAAGATCCGAGCTAGTGAATACCCTCATTTGGATTTGAATGTTGCTTGTTTTGATTACATTGGGCATGGTCTTTTCTCTTATTCTCAGCTTCAAGGGTCACCGTTTTTTGATATTTGTTGTAAGTCAATAAACTTGAATTCTCAGCTTTTATATGGTGAAGAAACTGAGTTTCAGTCTGGGATTAAGAAAAggattatgagttttatgaatgTTTCAGAAACTGATTATACCATGGTTTTCACTGCTAATCAAGCTTCAGCTTTTAAGCTTTTGGTTGAATCTTATCCTTTTGGGTCTAATCAAAATCTTCTCACTGTTTATGATTATCAAAGTGAAGCTATTGATGTAATGATTGAGAAAGCAAAAAAGAGAGGAGCAAATTGCATGTCAGCTTGTTTTTCATGGCCTAATCTGCAAATTCAAACAGAGAAGTTAAGGAAGAagataataaaaaagagaggGTTATTTGTCATTCCACTTCAATCAAAGGTTACGGGGTCTAGATATTCATATACATGGATGAGTTTAGCTCAGGAAAATGGATGGCATGTATTGCTCGATGCAACTGCATTAGGTGCTAAAGAAATGGAGACTTTAGGGCTTTCATTGTTTGACCCTGATTTCCTTATTTGttcatttttcaaagtttttggTGAAAACCCATCAGGGTTTTGCTGCTtgtttatcaagaaatccattgGTTCATCTGTTTTGAAAGGTTCAACCACTAATGTTGGGATCGTGAGCCTTGTTCCACCATTGAAGCTAGAAGCACCCAAAGGAAAGGCACCATTGCATGAAATTGAGGAAATAATAGATTCAAGAACCAGCAACACCCTACAATGCAAGGCCTTGGACCATGCAGATTCATTAGGTCTTGTACTAATAAGTAGCAGAACAAGGAGCTTGATTAACTGGTTAGTGAATGCATTGATGAGTCTCCAACATCCACATTCAGAAACTGGAATCCCTGCTGTCAAAATCTATGGTCCAAAAGTAATGTTTGACCGAGGTCCAGCATTGGCTTTCAATGTATTTGATTGGAAAGGGGAAAGGATTGATCCTGCATTAGTGCAAAAACTGGCTGATAGGAACAATATTTCATTGAGCATTGGGTGTTTACAACACATTTGGTTCGGTGATAAACATGAAGAAATGAAGGAGAAAGATAAGTTTCACCCTGGGATAGATGTTGTTACAGCTGCAATTGGGTTCCTTACTAATTTTGAAGACATTTATAGGCTTTGGGTATTTGTTTCAAGGTTCTTGGATGCTGATTTTTTAGATAAAGAGAAATGGAGATATAAAGCTCTTAATcaaaaaacaattgaaatttag
- the LOC107963678 gene encoding G-type lectin S-receptor-like serine/threonine-protein kinase LECRK3 has product MAFDFKLQCPFCFFLFFLLLLYTTTAQSYSNISLGLSFVAQDDNLVWRASRSGDFAVGFRKMEMDGFLLSIWFDKIPEKTVVWSANRNDPVEKGSIVELTTGGNLVVKDQKGRQIWSSISADTGVSYAALLDTGNLVLASQDNTILWQSFENPTDTLLPTQTMKLDTQVIAHYTETNYSSGRYQFMLQRDGNLLLYTKNFPFNDAVAAYWSTQDSIGTGFQVIFNQSGAIYLAARNGTLLNTVFPALESTPTQDFYMRATVDYDGVLRQYAYPKSTVVATSGGRWPKAWTALSIQPSNICKRIGGGYGGGACGYNSYCRLSDAEQRPICQCIPGYTFIDPNDIRKGCRLNFSFCDDEGSQQTNLFKIVMMPSADWFDSSYEQFEGVTEDWCRQACLSDCFCALATFKDGECKKKRVPLSNGIVDPDVGGKALVKVQKDNSTGSEKSVNGNKDQSTLIRVGSVLFGGSTLLNLLLLSSSLMLFYRSKKKQAMVQSQKVMPSLYLETFTYSELEKATNGFKDELGHGAFGTVYKGDLATEPVAVKKLDKKERHGEKEFKAEVAAIGRSNHKNLVHLLGYCNEGQNRLLVYEYMRNGSLAKFLFKISRPNWYERTRIALGIAEGLCYLHEQCSYRIIHCDIKPENILLDDTFSPRISDFGLSKLLKNDQSRTTTAIRGTKGYVAPEWFKNMAITIKVDVYSFGILLLGVICCRKNFKQDVEEEEEMILADWVYDCYKSGTLHCLVEKDEEAMKDMKKVKKFVMIAIWCIQEDPSLRPMMKKVIQMMEGAVEVPVPPDPNSIFSSI; this is encoded by the coding sequence ATGGCTTTTGATTTTAAACTACAATGTCCTTTTTGTTTTTTCCTGTTCTTTCTGCTACTATTATACACAACCACTGCTCAAAGCTATAGCAACATAAGCTTGGGTTTATCCTTTGTCGCACAAGATGATAACTTAGTATGGCGGGCATCACGTTCGGGTGATTTTGCTGTCGGTTTTCGAAAAATGGAAATGGATGGCTTCTTACTATCAATTTGGTTCGACAAAATACCTGAAAAAACTGTTGTTTGGTCGGCCAATAGAAACGATCCGGTCGAAAAAGGGTCGATAGTTGAACTGACAACCGGTGGTAACTTGGTCGTTAAAGATCAAAAAGGCAGGCAGATTTGGAGTTCTATTTCGGCTGATACTGGCGTTTCATATGCAGCCTTGCTTGACACAGGGAACTTGGTGCTAGCGAGCCAAGATAATACGATATTGTGGCAGAGCTTCGAGAATCCTACCGATACGCTGTTACCAACACAGACTATGAAACTTGACACTCAAGTCATTGCCCACTACACGGAAACGAATTACTCAAGTGGACGGTACCAGTTTATGCTGCAACGTGATGGGAACCTTCTGCTATATACCAAGAACTTTCCGTTTAATGATGCTGTGGCAGCTTACTGGTCGACCCAAGATTCAATAGGTACCGGCTTTCAAGTGATCTTCAACCAATCTGGCGCTATATACCTTGCAGCAAGGAATGGGACCTTACTTAATACGGTGTTTCCAGCATTAGAATCAACGCCAACACAAGACTTTTACATGAGAGCCACGGTTGATTACGATGGTGTGTTGAGACAATATGCGTATCCAAAGAGTACTGTTGTCGCTACAAGCGGTGGGAGATGGCCGAAGGCATGGACTGCTTTATCCATCCAACCATCAAATATCTGCAAGAGGATCGGTGGAGGGTATGGCGGCGGAGCTTGTGGATACAACAGTTATTGCAGGTTGAGTGATGCTGAACAAAGACCTATATGCCAATGCATACCAGGTTACACTTTCATAGACCCTAATGATATTAGAAAGGGATGTAGACTGAACTTCAGTTTTTGTGACGATGAAGGCTCGCAGCAAACGAATCTATTCAAAATCGTAATGATGCCAAGTGCAGATTGGTTCGATTCTTCGTATGAACAGTTCGAAGGAGTGACAGAGGATTGGTGCAGACAAGCTTGTTTAAGTGACTGTTTTTGTGCATTAGCCACTTTTAAAGATGGGGAATGTAAGAAAAAGAGAGTTCCATTATCAAATGGGATAGTTGATCCTGATGTTGGTGGGAAAGCTCTAGTAAAAGTACAGAAAGACAACTCTACGGGATCTGAAAAATCCGTAAATGGCAACAAGGATCAATCAACATTAATCCGTGTCGGATCAGTTCTATTCGGTGGCTCAACGTTACTAAACTTGCTTTTATTGTCATCATCTTTAATGTTATTTTACCGATCAAAGAAGAAACAAGCAATGGTTCAATCCCAAAAGGTCATGCCATCATTGTATCTTGAAACTTTCACTTATAGCGAGCTAGAGAAAGCTACGAATGGATTCAAGGACGAACTCGGTCATGGTGCATTCGGAACGGTTTATAAAGGAGATTTAGCCACTGAACCGGTTGCGGTGAAGAAATTAGACAAGAAGGAGAGACATGGTGAGAAAGAATTCAAAGCCGAAGTAGCAGCAATTGGACGATCAAATCATAAAAACTTAGTACATCTACTCGGTTACTGCAACGAAGGACAAAACCGTCTCTTGGTGTATGAATACATGAGAAATGGTTCATTAGCAAAGTTCTTGTTCAAAATTTCTAGGCCAAACTGGTACGAAAGAACAAGAATTGCTTTAGGAATTGCAGAAGGGCTATGTTACTTGCATGAACAATGTAGCTATCGTATCATACATTGTGATATCAAGCCGGAAAATATCCTTTTAGACGACACATTCTCACCACGAATTTCAGATTTCGGGTTATCGAAGCTTTTGAAAAACGATCAAAGTAGAACCACAACTGCAATACGAGGAACTAAAGGATATGTTGCCCCAGAATGGTTCAAAAACATGGCTATTACAATCAAAGTCGATGTTTATAGCTTTGGTATTTTGTTGCTGGGGGTTATTTGTTgtcgaaaaaatttcaaacaagatgtagaggaagaagaagagatgATATTGGCTGATTGGGTTTATGATTGTTATAAGAGTGGAACATTGCATTGTTTAGTGGAGAAGGATGAAGAAGCCATGAAAGATATGAAAAAGGTTAAGAAATTTGTGATGATTGCTATATGGTGTATTCAAGAAGATCCATCTTTGAGACCTATGATGAAGAAAGTAATACAAATGATGGAAGGTGCAGTTGAAGTTCCTGTTCCTCCTGATCCTAACTCAATTTTTAGTTCAATCTAA
- the LOC107963677 gene encoding molybdenum cofactor sulfurase isoform X1, whose translation MMGFFKKKKEKETCPNANNLRLYLAFMFYINQQKHEFIDQEMQSPWIREASKACCSSSGCCPNPFLGFPHNVEASSSSSKPQSAAASRYQFEVSTTSSLYPHFHFTNHESLPSYHESFACFNKVYPHYSQTDEADKIRASEYPHLDLNVACFDYIGHGLFSYSQLQGSPFFDICCKSINLNSQLLYGEETEFQSGIKKRIMSFMNVSETDYTMVFTANQASAFKLLVESYPFGSNQNLLTVYDYQSEAIDVMIEKAKKRGANCMSACFSWPNLQIQTEKLRKKIIKKRGLFVIPLQSKVTGSRYSYTWMSLAQENGWHVLLDATALGAKEMETLGLSLFDPDFLICSFFKVFGENPSGFCCLFIKKSIGSSVLKGSTTNVGIVSLVPPLKLEAPKGKAPLHEIEEIIDSRTSNTLQCKALDHADSLGLVLISSRTRSLINWLVNALMSLQHPHSETGIPAVKIYGPKVMFDRGPALAFNVFDWKGERIDPALVQKLADRNNISLSIGCLQHIWFGDKHEEMKEKDKFHPGIDVVTAAIGFLTNFEDIYRLWVFVSRFLDADFLDKEKWRYKALNQKTIEI comes from the coding sequence ATGATGgggtttttcaaaaaaaaaaaagaaaaagaaacctgTCCCAATGCTAATAATTTAAGACTTTATTTAGCATTTATGTTCTACATAAACCAacaaaaacatgaatttataGACCAAGAAATGCAATCACCTTGGATAAGAGAGGCCTCTAAAGCCTGTTGTTCATCTTCTGGTTGTTGTCCGAATCCCTTCCTTGGTTTTCCCCATAATGTtgaagcttcttcttcttcttcaaaacccCAAAGTGCTGCTGCATCACGTTACCAATTCGAGGTTAGCACCACTTCTTCTCTCTACCCTCATTTCCATTTCACCAACCATGAATCTCTCCCTTCATATCATGAATCCTTTGCTTGTTTCAACAAAGTTTACCCTCACTATTCCCAGACAGATGAAGCTGATAAGATCCGAGCTAGTGAATACCCTCATTTGGATTTGAATGTTGCTTGTTTTGATTACATTGGGCATGGTCTTTTCTCTTATTCTCAGCTTCAAGGGTCACCGTTTTTTGATATTTGTTGTAAGTCAATAAACTTGAATTCTCAGCTTTTATATGGTGAAGAAACTGAGTTTCAGTCTGGGATTAAGAAAAggattatgagttttatgaatgTTTCAGAAACTGATTATACCATGGTTTTCACTGCTAATCAAGCTTCAGCTTTTAAGCTTTTGGTTGAATCTTATCCTTTTGGGTCTAATCAAAATCTTCTCACTGTTTATGATTATCAAAGTGAAGCTATTGATGTAATGATTGAGAAAGCAAAAAAGAGAGGAGCAAATTGCATGTCAGCTTGTTTTTCATGGCCTAATCTGCAAATTCAAACAGAGAAGTTAAGGAAGAagataataaaaaagagaggGTTATTTGTCATTCCACTTCAATCAAAGGTTACGGGGTCTAGATATTCATATACATGGATGAGTTTAGCTCAGGAAAATGGATGGCATGTATTGCTCGATGCAACTGCATTAGGTGCTAAAGAAATGGAGACTTTAGGGCTTTCATTGTTTGACCCTGATTTCCTTATTTGttcatttttcaaagtttttggTGAAAACCCATCAGGGTTTTGCTGCTtgtttatcaagaaatccattgGTTCATCTGTTTTGAAAGGTTCAACCACTAATGTTGGGATCGTGAGCCTTGTTCCACCATTGAAGCTAGAAGCACCCAAAGGAAAGGCACCATTGCATGAAATTGAGGAAATAATAGATTCAAGAACCAGCAACACCCTACAATGCAAGGCCTTGGACCATGCAGATTCATTAGGTCTTGTACTAATAAGTAGCAGAACAAGGAGCTTGATTAACTGGTTAGTGAATGCATTGATGAGTCTCCAACATCCACATTCAGAAACTGGAATCCCTGCTGTCAAAATCTATGGTCCAAAAGTAATGTTTGACCGAGGTCCAGCATTGGCTTTCAATGTATTTGATTGGAAAGGGGAAAGGATTGATCCTGCATTAGTGCAAAAACTGGCTGATAGGAACAATATTTCATTGAGCATTGGGTGTTTACAACACATTTGGTTCGGTGATAAACATGAAGAAATGAAGGAGAAAGATAAGTTTCACCCTGGGATAGATGTTGTTACAGCTGCAATTGGGTTCCTTACTAATTTTGAAGACATTTATAGGCTTTGGGTATTTGTTTCAAGGTTCTTGGATGCTGATTTTTTAGATAAAGAGAAATGGAGATATAAAGCTCTTAATcaaaaaacaattgaaatttag
- the LOC107963680 gene encoding bifunctional dTDP-4-dehydrorhamnose 3,5-epimerase/dTDP-4-dehydrorhamnose reductase-like, translating to MGFPANGSSDKPLKFLIYGRTGWIGGLLGKLCESQGIDYEYGSGRLENRISLESDIANVKPTHVFNAAGVTGRPNVDWCESHKVETIRTNVVGTLTLADVCRDKGLILINYATGCIFEYDEAHQIGTGIGFKEEDTPNFIGSFYSKTKAMVEELLKNYENVCTLRVRMPISSDLANPRNFITKITRYDKVVNIPNSMTILDELLPISIEMGKRNLTGIWNFTNPGVVSHNEILEMYRDYIDPNFTWKNFNLEEQAKVIVAPRSNNELDATKLKTEFPELLSIKESLIKYVFEPNKKTGGA from the exons ATGGGGTTTCCGGCAAATGGCTCATCGGACAAACCATTGAAGTTCCTGATCTACGGTCGAACCGGTTGGATCGGTGGTTTGTTAGGCAAACTCTGCGAATCCCAGGGAATCGATTACGAGTACGGCTCCGGCCGTTTGGAGAACCGGATTTCACTTGAGTCCGACATAGCCAACGTGAAACCGACCCATGTATTCAATGCCGCCGGTGTCACCGGTCGTCCGAACGTCGATTGGTGCGAATCCCATAAGGTCGAGACCATCAGAACCAATGTGGTCGGGACCCTTACCCTCGCTGACGTTTGCAGAGACAAAGGCCTCATATTGATTAATTATGCTACAGGTTGTATCTTTGAGTACGATGAGGCTCATCAGATCGGAACGGGTATCGGGTTTAAGGAAGAGGATACTCCTAATTTCATCGGTTCCTTTTATTCTAAGACCAAAGCTATG GTGGAGGAATTGCTCAAGAATTATGAAAATGTATGTACCTTGCGAGTTAGGATGCCTATTTCATCGGATTTAGCCAATCCCCGAAACTTCATCACAAAAATAACTCGGTACGATAAAGTGGTTAACATTCCTAACTCGATGACCATCCTCGATGAGCTTCTTCCGATTTCCATCGAGATGGGAAAGAGGAACTTGACCGGCATTTGGAACTTTACAAACCCGGGAGTGGTCAGTCACAATGAGATATTAGAAATGTACCGTGACTACATTGACCCTAACTTCACCTGGAAGAACTTCAATCTCGAGGAGCAGGCCAAAGTTATCGTAGCCCCGAGAAGCAACAACGAACTTGATGCGACCAAATTGAAGACAGAATTCCCTGAGCTCCTTTCGATTAAAGAGTCTCTTATTAAGTATGTATTCGAACCGAATAAGAAGACTGGTGGAGCTTGA
- the LOC107963679 gene encoding hydroxymethylglutaryl-CoA synthase translates to MAKNVGILAMEIYFPPTCVQQEALEAHDGASKGKYTIGLGQDCMAFCTEVEDVISMSLTAVTSLLAKYKIDPKQIGRLEVGSETVIDKSKSIKTFLMQIFEKSGNTDIEGVDSTNACYGGTAALFNCVNWVESSSWDGRYGLVVCTDSAVYAEGPARPTGGAAAIAMLIGPDAPIAFESKLRGSHMSHAYDFYKPNLASEYPVVDGKLSQTCYLMALDTCYKYFCHKYEKLEGKQFSLSDAAYFVFHSPYNKLVQKSFSRLLFNDFLRNASSVDEITKEKLAPFSTLTGDESYQSRDLEKASQQASKSLYDAKVQPTTLIPKQVGNMYTASLYAAFASLIHIKHSELAGKRVILFSYGSGLTATMFSLRFHEGQHPFSLSNIASVMNVGGKLKSRHEFPPEKFVETMKLMEHRYGAKDFVTSKDCSLLSPGTYYLTEVDSMYRRFYAKKDGDFAACDNGSIANGH, encoded by the exons ATGGCTAAGAATGTGGGAATTCTTGCTATGGAAATCTACTTCCCTCCTACCTGTGTTCAACAG GAAGCATTGGAGGCTCATGATGGTGCTAGTAAGGGGAAATACACCATTGGACTTGGACAAGATTGCATGGCCTTTTGTACAGAAGTGGAAGATGTTATCTCTATGAG TTTAACAGCTGTTACTTCACTCCTTGCAAAATATAAGATTGACCCCAAACAAATCGGCCGTCTTGAAGTTGGTAGTGAGACTGTGATCGACAAGAGCAAGTCCATTAAGACCTTCTTGATGCAAATCTTTGAG AAATCTGGAAACACTGACATCGAAGGGGTTGACTCAACTAATGCATGCTATGGAGGGACTGCAGCTCTATTTAACTGTGTCAATTGGGTTGAAAGTAGTTCATGGGATGGACGATATGGTCTTGTTGTTTGTACTGACAGTGCG GTCTATGCAGAAGGACCTGCCCGGCCGACTGGAGGAGCAGCGGCAATTGCCATGCTAATAGGGCCTGATGCTCCTATTGCTTTTGAAAGCAAATTACGGGGAAGTCATATGTCCCATGCCTATGACTTTTACAAGCCTAACCTTGCTAGTGAATATCCG GTTGTCGATGGGAAACTTTCTCAAACATGCTATCTCATGGCTCTCGATACTTGCTACAAATATTTCTGTCACAA GTACGAGAAACTAGAGGGCAAACAGTTTTCTCTTTCTGATGCTGCGTACTTCGTATTCCATTCTCCTTATAACAAG CTCGTGCAGAAAAGTTTTTCTCGTTTGTTGTTCAATGACTTCTTGAGGAATGCCag TTCTGTCGATGAAATTACCAAGGAAAAACTGGCTCCATTTTCAACTTTGACCGGTGACGAAAGCTACCAAAGCCGGGATCTTGAGAAG GCATCCCAACAAGCTTCAAAGTCCCTTTACGATGCCAAGGTGCAACCAACTACCTTGATACCAAAGCAAGTTGGCAACATGTATACTGCATCTCTTTATGCTGCCTTTGCATCCCTTATTCACATCAAACACAGTGAATTG GCAGGAAAGCGGGTGATTTTATTCTCTTACGGAAGTGGTTTAACTGCCACAATGTTTTCATTGCGATTCCATGAAGGTCAACATCCCTTTAGCCTATCGAACATTGCATCGGTGATGAATGTAGGTGGGAAATTGAAGTCAAGGCACGAG TTTCCCCCTGAGAAGTTTGTTGAGACTATGAAGCTCATGGAGCATAGGTATGGAGCCAAGGATTTCGTGACAAGCAAAGACTGTAGCCTTTTGTCTCCCGGAACATACTACCTCACCGAAGTTGATTCCATGTACCGGAGATTCTATGCAAAGAAAGACGGGGACTTTGCTGCTTGCGATAACGGTTCCATTGCCAACGGTCATTAG